The following are encoded together in the Mustela nigripes isolate SB6536 chromosome 11, MUSNIG.SB6536, whole genome shotgun sequence genome:
- the GNB2 gene encoding guanine nucleotide-binding protein G(I)/G(S)/G(T) subunit beta-2: MSELEQLRQEAEQLRNQIRDARKACGDSTLTQITAGLDPVGRIQMRTRRTLRGHLAKIYAMHWGTDSRLLVSASQDGKLIIWDSYTTNKVHAIPLRSSWVMTCAYAPSGNFVACGGLDNICSIYSLKTREGNVRVSRELPGHTGYLSCCRFLDDNQIITSSGDTTCALWDIETGQQTVGFAGHSGDVMSLSLAPDGRTFVSGACDASIKLWDVRDSMCRQTFIGHESDINAVAFFPNGYAFTTGSDDATCRLFDLRADQELLMYSHDNIICGITSVAFSRSGRLLLAGYDDFNCNIWDAMKGDRAGVLAGHDNRVSCLGVTDDGMAVATGSWDSFLKIWN; the protein is encoded by the exons ATGAGTGAGCTGGAGCAACTGAGACAGGAGGCTGAGCAGCTCCGGAACCAAATCCGG GATGCCCGAAAAGCATGTGGGGATTCAACATTGACCCAG ATCACAGCTGGGCTGGACCCAGTGGGAAGAATCCAGATGAGAACCCGGAGGACCCTCCGTGGGCACCTGGCAAAAATCTATGCCATGCACTGGGGGACAGActcaag GCTGCTGGTCAGCGCCTCCCAGGACGGGAAGCTCATCATTTGGGACAGCTATACCACCAACAAG GTCCATGCCATCCCTCTGCGCTCCTCCTGGGTCATGACCTGTGCCTATGCGCCCTCAGGGAACTTTGTGGCCTGCGGAGGGCTAGACAACATCTGCTCCATCTACAGCCTCAAGACCCGCGAGGGCAATGTCCGGGTCAGCCGGGAGCTGCCTGGCCATACCG GGTACCTGTCATGCTGCCGCTTCCTGGATGACAACCAAATTATCACCAGCTCCGGGGACACCACCTG TGCCCTGTGGGACATTGAGACAGGCCAGCAGACAGTGGGTTTTGCTGGGCACAGTGGAGATGTGATGTCCCTGTCACTGGCCCCCGATGGCCGCACCTTTGTGTCTGGTGCCTGTGACGCCTCTATCAAGCTGTGGGACGTGCGGGATTCCATGTGCCGACAGACCTTCATCGGCCACGAGTCGGACATCAATGCCGTGGCG TTCTTCCCCAACGGCTACGCCTTCACCACCGGCTCCGACGACGCCACCTGCCGCCTCTTCGACCTGCGGGCTGACCAGGAGCTGCTCATGTACTCCCACGACAACATCATCTGCGGCATTACCTCTGTTGCCTTCTCCCGCAGCGGCCGGCTGCTGCTCGCCGGCTACGACGACTTCAACTGCAACATCTGGGACGCCATGAAGGGCGACCGTGCAG GTGTCCTCGCCGGCCACGACAACCGTGTGAGCTGCCTCGGGGTCACTGATGATGGCATGGCTGTGGCCACAGGCTCCTGGGACTCCTTCCTCAAGATCTGGAACTAA